The Priestia aryabhattai genome includes a window with the following:
- the ligA gene encoding NAD-dependent DNA ligase LigA produces the protein MEFETAKSRVQELRDLLNQYGYEYYVLDQPSVPDAEYDKLMNELIEIEESFPELKTADSPTQRIGGQVLDAFEKVQHQTSMLSLGNAFNEEDLRDFDRRVRQAVEDEFSYVCELKIDGLAVSLRYEDGYLVLGATRGDGTTGENITENLKTIRSIPLRIKEPLSMEVRGEAFMPRKSFEALNEAKMENDEVPFANPRNAAAGSLRQLDPKVAAKRNLDIFVYAMTDTGELEIDSHSESLNLLDELGFKTNKERQTCETIDDVIAYIESWQTKRPELSYDIDGIVVKVDSFDQQAELGTTAKSPRWAIAYKFPAEEVVTKLVNIELTVGRTGVITPTAILEPVQVAGTTVQRASLHNEDLIREKDIRIGDFVVVKKAGDIIPEVVNVIDEKRTGEEQEFTMPTHCPECESELVRLEGEVALRCINPSCPAQIREGLIHFVSRNAMNVDGLGEKVISQLFREQLIKDVADIYTLTKQQLIELERMGEKSADNLIAAIEASKENSLERLLFGLGIRHVGAKAAKTLAQHFETIDKLTKATYDELVAINEIGAKMADAIVAYFTQEEVQELIHELKEYGVNLTYKGPKLVSVENVDSVFAGKTVVLTGKLEQLSRNEAKAQIEALGGKVTGSVSKKTDLVVAGEEAGSKLTKANELEIEVWDEARLLTELNK, from the coding sequence ATGGAGTTTGAGACAGCAAAATCACGCGTTCAAGAATTACGTGACTTATTAAATCAATATGGTTATGAATATTATGTGTTAGATCAGCCATCTGTTCCAGATGCAGAATACGATAAATTAATGAATGAGTTAATTGAGATAGAAGAATCATTTCCAGAATTAAAAACAGCTGACTCACCTACTCAGCGCATCGGCGGCCAAGTGCTCGATGCGTTTGAGAAGGTTCAGCATCAAACGTCTATGCTAAGTTTAGGAAATGCATTTAATGAAGAAGATCTTCGGGATTTTGATCGCCGAGTGCGCCAAGCCGTTGAAGACGAGTTTTCTTATGTATGTGAACTTAAAATTGACGGTCTTGCTGTATCTCTTCGTTATGAAGATGGATACTTAGTGCTGGGTGCTACGCGCGGAGATGGTACGACTGGTGAAAATATTACTGAAAACTTAAAAACAATTCGATCGATTCCTCTGCGAATTAAAGAACCATTATCAATGGAAGTTCGCGGAGAAGCATTTATGCCTAGAAAATCATTCGAAGCACTTAATGAAGCAAAAATGGAAAACGATGAAGTTCCGTTTGCTAATCCGCGTAACGCAGCTGCCGGCTCACTGCGTCAGCTAGATCCTAAAGTTGCGGCAAAACGTAATTTAGATATCTTTGTATATGCCATGACCGATACAGGAGAATTAGAAATTGACTCTCACAGTGAAAGTTTGAATTTACTGGATGAGCTTGGTTTTAAAACTAATAAGGAAAGACAGACGTGTGAAACCATTGACGATGTGATTGCTTACATCGAAAGCTGGCAAACGAAACGTCCGGAGCTATCTTATGATATTGATGGCATTGTTGTAAAAGTAGATTCATTTGATCAGCAGGCTGAGCTTGGAACAACAGCTAAGAGTCCACGCTGGGCTATTGCTTATAAGTTTCCTGCTGAAGAAGTTGTAACCAAGCTTGTAAATATTGAGCTGACGGTAGGGCGAACAGGTGTCATTACGCCAACAGCTATCTTAGAGCCGGTTCAAGTAGCAGGTACGACGGTACAGCGTGCGTCTCTTCACAATGAAGATTTAATTCGTGAAAAAGATATTCGCATCGGAGATTTTGTAGTGGTAAAAAAAGCAGGAGATATTATTCCTGAAGTAGTGAATGTGATTGACGAGAAGCGAACGGGAGAAGAGCAAGAGTTTACCATGCCTACTCACTGTCCGGAATGTGAAAGTGAACTGGTGCGTTTAGAAGGAGAAGTGGCGCTTCGCTGCATTAATCCAAGCTGTCCTGCTCAAATTCGTGAAGGACTTATTCATTTTGTATCCCGAAATGCGATGAACGTTGATGGACTTGGTGAAAAAGTTATATCACAATTATTTCGCGAACAGTTAATTAAAGATGTAGCGGATATTTATACGCTGACAAAACAGCAGTTAATCGAGCTTGAGCGCATGGGGGAAAAATCTGCTGATAATTTGATTGCGGCCATCGAAGCATCTAAAGAAAATTCGCTTGAGCGTTTGCTTTTTGGTTTGGGCATTCGCCATGTCGGAGCAAAAGCTGCCAAGACGTTAGCTCAGCACTTTGAAACCATAGACAAGTTAACAAAAGCAACGTATGATGAATTAGTGGCAATTAATGAAATTGGTGCCAAAATGGCTGATGCTATTGTCGCTTACTTTACACAAGAAGAGGTTCAAGAACTTATACATGAATTAAAAGAGTATGGAGTAAACCTTACATACAAAGGACCCAAGCTTGTAAGTGTAGAAAATGTAGATTCTGTTTTTGCTGGTAAAACCGTTGTATTAACAGGTAAGCTTGAACAGCTATCTCGCAATGAGGCAAAAGCACAAATTGAAGCACTTGGCGGTAAAGTCACAGGAAGCGTAAGTAAAAAGACAGACCTTGTTGTGGCAGGGGAAGAGGCTGGTTCCAAACTGACAAAAGCTAACGAGCTTGAGATTGAAGTATGGGATGAGGCAAGGCTACTTACGGAATTAAATAAATAA
- a CDS encoding CamS family sex pheromone protein produces MKKILLLSLAVMLVTSACAPNLSDDKETVQQTNNKKEKAVIPKYSISDDYYRTILPFKAGVARGLVAANLNNRLDAQEFETGLMRLSTDSYSPKKYVYQEGQYLDKDTIRSWLSRKLSDKQFKDLQSKAKDDTAKKKIKNNGLNPIDTEKGDLKTRNETSPMYLANITEQDYLIQDGDDKVKLGGVTIGLAMNSVHYYTEENGYAREVKLTNKQIEAQGKQMADEIVKRMRDIKGLENVPVRVALFKQSAKSSLTPGNFIAVGNAGSNDTAVGSWDNLDEQYYLFPSSDATKDHRDDAMKFDEFKAQIEDYFPNFTSVVGKGYYKDGQLQKMTIDIPVQFYGKGEIVGFTQYVAGLMLDHFPSYMETSISINSVSGPEALIVRKADEDKPFVHIYEE; encoded by the coding sequence TTGAAAAAGATATTGTTACTTTCTCTTGCGGTCATGCTTGTAACTTCAGCGTGTGCACCGAACCTTTCGGACGATAAAGAGACTGTTCAACAAACCAACAACAAGAAAGAAAAAGCAGTTATTCCGAAGTATAGTATTTCAGATGATTATTACCGAACGATTCTTCCATTTAAAGCGGGAGTAGCAAGGGGCTTAGTGGCAGCTAACTTAAACAACCGCTTGGATGCACAAGAATTCGAAACAGGCTTAATGCGCTTGTCGACAGATAGCTATTCTCCGAAAAAATATGTGTATCAAGAAGGTCAGTATCTTGATAAAGATACCATTCGCTCATGGTTAAGCCGTAAGCTGAGTGATAAACAGTTCAAAGATCTTCAAAGCAAAGCAAAAGATGATACGGCGAAAAAGAAGATTAAAAACAACGGGTTAAACCCAATTGATACAGAAAAAGGCGATTTGAAAACTCGTAACGAAACAAGTCCAATGTACTTAGCGAACATTACTGAACAAGACTACCTTATTCAAGACGGAGACGACAAAGTCAAACTTGGAGGCGTCACAATTGGCTTAGCGATGAATTCTGTTCATTATTATACAGAAGAAAATGGTTATGCCCGTGAAGTGAAGCTTACAAATAAACAGATTGAAGCCCAAGGAAAGCAAATGGCAGATGAGATTGTTAAGCGTATGCGCGACATCAAAGGCTTAGAAAATGTGCCAGTTCGAGTAGCGCTATTCAAACAAAGTGCTAAGTCCTCTTTAACACCAGGTAATTTTATAGCTGTAGGAAATGCAGGTTCAAATGATACGGCCGTTGGCAGCTGGGATAATTTAGACGAGCAATATTATTTATTCCCATCATCAGATGCAACGAAAGATCATCGAGATGATGCGATGAAATTTGATGAGTTTAAAGCACAAATCGAAGACTACTTCCCGAACTTTACAAGCGTAGTAGGGAAAGGGTATTACAAAGATGGACAGCTTCAAAAAATGACGATTGATATTCCCGTACAGTTTTACGGAAAAGGTGAAATTGTAGGATTTACTCAGTACGTTGCTGGTTTAATGCTTGATCATTTCCCTTCATATATGGAAACGAGTATCTCTATTAACTCAGTAAGCGGACCGGAAGCTCTCATTGTTAGAAAAGCAGATGAAGACAAGCCGTTCGTTCATATTTACGAAGAGTAA
- a CDS encoding DUF3920 family protein produces MNKILIQSVIHLRPVYQQSGRWFVLDEEFKWDLPTLQKDVFACLNKTFHIPIIFCDSCEANKIVSALGEEEAEYLQFASGVYWREVGIIFIFKFDNYLPLVETIFHELRHYIQDHIPYYQKEFELDKKRPYEERTTEQDAFAFATYYLAKFTRQNPHAIPS; encoded by the coding sequence TTGAATAAAATACTTATACAGTCAGTCATCCACCTGCGCCCAGTGTACCAGCAAAGCGGAAGATGGTTTGTATTAGATGAAGAATTCAAGTGGGATTTGCCCACCTTGCAAAAAGATGTTTTTGCTTGTTTAAATAAAACCTTTCATATTCCTATAATTTTTTGTGATTCATGTGAAGCCAATAAAATTGTCTCCGCTCTTGGAGAAGAAGAAGCAGAATACCTGCAGTTTGCATCAGGCGTCTACTGGCGAGAAGTTGGCATTATATTTATTTTTAAATTTGATAACTACCTCCCGCTTGTTGAAACTATTTTTCACGAGCTGCGTCACTATATTCAAGATCATATCCCTTATTATCAGAAAGAATTTGAGCTGGATAAAAAGCGCCCGTATGAAGAGCGGACAACCGAACAAGATGCGTTTGCGTTCGCTACTTACTATCTCGCTAAGTTTACGAGACAAAATCCTCACGCCATTCCTTCATAA
- the gatC gene encoding Asp-tRNA(Asn)/Glu-tRNA(Gln) amidotransferase subunit GatC, whose translation MSRISVDQVKHVANLARLAVTDDEAELFTKQLDAIITYAEQLDELDTTNVKPTSHVLDMKNVMREDKPAKGLPIEDVVKNAPDHKDGYIRVPTILE comes from the coding sequence ATGTCAAGAATTTCTGTTGATCAAGTAAAACACGTTGCAAACTTAGCGAGACTTGCGGTGACGGATGACGAAGCAGAACTATTTACAAAACAATTAGATGCTATTATTACATATGCAGAACAGTTAGATGAGTTAGATACTACAAATGTAAAACCAACTTCTCACGTATTGGATATGAAAAACGTAATGCGTGAAGATAAGCCAGCTAAAGGTTTACCAATTGAAGACGTAGTAAAAAATGCGCCAGACCACAAGGATGGCTACATTCGAGTACCAACTATTTTAGAATAA
- the gatA gene encoding Asp-tRNA(Asn)/Glu-tRNA(Gln) amidotransferase subunit GatA → MSLFDRKLSELHSLLHKKEVRVQDLVDESYKRINEVDDKVGAFLALNEDNARAYAKELDEALQTKDEFGLLFGMPIGVKDNIVTKDLRTTCSSKILANFDPIYDATVVQKLQAAEAVTIGKLNMDEFAMGSSTENSGLQLTRNPWNLDYVPGGSSGGSAAAVAAGEVPFSLGSDTGGSIRQPAAYCGVVGLKPTYGRVSRYGLVAFASSLDQIGPITNSVEDNAYLLQAISGVDPMDSTSANVDVPDYVSALTGDVKGLKIAVPKEYLGEGVGEEARQSVLDALKVLEGLGATWEEVSLPHSKYALATYYLLSSSEASANLSRFDGVRYGYRTDNAENLIEMYKQSRSEGFGNEVKRRIMLGTFALSSGYYDAYYKKAQQVRTLIKQDFESVFENYDVIIGPTTPTPSFKIGEKTDDPLTMYANDILTIPVNLAGVPGISVPCGLSNGLPLGLQIIGKHFDESTIYRVAHAFEQATEHHKAKPAL, encoded by the coding sequence ATGTCTTTATTTGATCGTAAACTTTCAGAACTACATAGCCTTTTACACAAGAAAGAAGTACGTGTACAAGATTTAGTAGACGAATCATACAAACGTATTAATGAAGTAGATGATAAAGTAGGTGCGTTCTTAGCGCTTAATGAAGACAATGCTCGTGCTTATGCAAAAGAGCTAGATGAAGCATTACAAACAAAAGATGAATTTGGCTTATTATTTGGTATGCCAATCGGTGTAAAAGATAATATTGTCACAAAAGATTTACGTACAACTTGCTCTAGTAAAATTTTAGCAAACTTTGATCCGATTTATGATGCAACAGTTGTTCAAAAATTGCAGGCAGCTGAAGCGGTAACAATCGGTAAATTAAATATGGATGAATTCGCAATGGGTTCTTCAACTGAAAACTCAGGTCTTCAGTTAACGCGCAACCCATGGAATTTAGATTACGTACCAGGTGGATCTAGCGGTGGTTCCGCTGCAGCTGTAGCAGCAGGCGAAGTTCCGTTTTCTTTAGGTTCTGATACAGGTGGTTCAATTCGTCAGCCAGCTGCTTATTGCGGTGTTGTCGGATTAAAACCAACGTATGGTCGCGTATCTCGTTACGGATTAGTGGCATTTGCATCTTCTTTAGATCAGATCGGACCAATCACAAATTCTGTTGAAGACAATGCATATTTACTTCAAGCAATTTCAGGCGTAGACCCAATGGATTCTACTTCTGCCAATGTTGATGTACCGGATTATGTATCTGCTTTAACAGGTGACGTAAAAGGTCTTAAAATTGCTGTTCCAAAAGAATACTTAGGCGAAGGTGTGGGCGAAGAAGCTCGCCAGTCTGTTTTAGATGCACTAAAAGTGTTAGAAGGACTAGGCGCAACTTGGGAAGAAGTATCGCTTCCACACTCTAAATACGCATTAGCTACGTATTATCTATTATCTTCTTCTGAAGCGTCTGCTAACTTATCTCGTTTTGATGGCGTTCGCTACGGATACCGTACAGATAATGCTGAGAACTTAATCGAAATGTACAAGCAGTCTCGAAGCGAAGGCTTTGGAAACGAAGTAAAACGCCGTATCATGCTTGGAACATTTGCGTTAAGCTCTGGTTATTATGATGCTTACTACAAAAAAGCACAGCAAGTACGTACGTTAATCAAGCAAGACTTTGAGTCTGTATTTGAAAACTATGACGTTATCATTGGACCAACTACACCAACTCCATCATTCAAAATTGGTGAGAAAACAGATGATCCATTAACAATGTATGCAAACGATATTTTAACAATCCCAGTAAACCTTGCTGGAGTACCTGGTATTTCTGTGCCTTGCGGCTTATCAAATGGATTGCCATTAGGTTTACAAATTATCGGTAAGCATTTCGACGAAAGCACAATCTATCGTGTTGCTCATGCATTCGAACAAGCAACTGAGCATCATAAAGCGAAACCAGCACTGTAA
- the gatB gene encoding Asp-tRNA(Asn)/Glu-tRNA(Gln) amidotransferase subunit GatB, producing the protein MNFETIIGLEVHVELKTKSKIFSASPNAFGAAPNANTSVIDLGYPGVLPVLNKEAVDFAMKAALALNCEIATDTKFDRKNYFYPDNPKAYQISQFDKPIGENGWIEVEVKGETKRIRINRLHLEEDAGKLTHTGDGYSLVDFNRQGTPLIEIVSEADMRSPEEAYAYLEKLKSIIQYTGVSDCKMEEGSLRCDANISLRPVGQEEFGTKAELKNLNSFNYVRRGLEHEEIRQEKVLLSGGLIEQETRRFDESTGETILMRVKEGSDDYRYFPEPDLLELHIDEEWKERVRASIPELPDARKKRYVEELGLPAYDAMVLTLTKEMSDFFEATLAAGGDAKLSSNWLMGDVSAYLNSNQKELSDVALTPEGLAGMIQLIQEGTISSKIAKKVFKELIENGGDAKKIVKEKGLVQISDDATLRKFVTDALDANPQSIEDFKNGKDRAIGFLVGQIMKASKGQANPPMVNKILLEEINKR; encoded by the coding sequence ATGAACTTTGAAACGATTATTGGTCTTGAAGTACACGTTGAGCTTAAGACAAAATCTAAAATTTTCTCAGCAAGTCCAAACGCATTTGGTGCAGCTCCAAATGCTAACACAAGTGTAATTGACTTAGGTTATCCTGGCGTACTACCTGTGTTAAACAAAGAAGCAGTTGATTTTGCAATGAAAGCAGCGCTTGCGCTAAACTGTGAAATCGCAACAGATACAAAGTTTGATCGTAAAAACTATTTCTATCCGGATAACCCAAAAGCTTATCAAATCTCTCAATTTGATAAACCAATTGGCGAGAACGGTTGGATTGAAGTAGAAGTTAAAGGTGAAACGAAGCGCATTCGTATCAACCGACTTCATTTAGAAGAAGATGCTGGTAAGTTAACGCATACAGGCGATGGCTATTCACTAGTAGACTTCAACCGTCAAGGTACACCTCTAATTGAGATTGTATCAGAAGCAGATATGCGTTCCCCTGAAGAGGCATATGCTTATTTAGAAAAATTAAAATCAATCATTCAATATACAGGCGTATCTGACTGTAAAATGGAAGAAGGTTCACTTCGCTGTGATGCCAATATTTCTTTACGTCCAGTTGGACAAGAAGAGTTTGGTACAAAAGCTGAGTTAAAGAACTTAAACTCATTTAACTATGTGCGCCGCGGTCTTGAACACGAAGAAATTCGTCAAGAAAAAGTGTTATTGTCTGGTGGCCTAATCGAGCAAGAAACACGCCGCTTTGATGAGTCTACGGGTGAAACAATTCTTATGCGTGTAAAAGAAGGATCTGACGACTATCGCTACTTCCCAGAGCCTGATTTATTAGAATTACACATCGACGAAGAGTGGAAAGAGCGCGTTCGTGCTTCGATTCCTGAACTTCCAGATGCTCGTAAAAAGCGCTATGTAGAAGAGCTTGGCTTACCTGCTTATGATGCAATGGTATTAACGCTAACAAAAGAAATGTCTGATTTCTTTGAAGCAACACTTGCTGCAGGCGGAGACGCGAAGCTATCTTCTAACTGGTTAATGGGTGATGTTTCTGCTTACTTAAACTCAAACCAAAAAGAACTTTCAGATGTAGCATTAACACCTGAAGGCCTAGCTGGTATGATTCAATTAATTCAAGAAGGTACAATTTCATCTAAAATTGCGAAAAAAGTATTCAAAGAATTAATTGAAAATGGCGGAGATGCAAAGAAAATTGTAAAAGAAAAAGGTCTTGTACAAATTTCTGATGATGCAACTTTACGTAAATTCGTAACAGATGCATTAGATGCAAACCCTCAATCTATTGAAGATTTCAAAAACGGTAAGGATCGTGCAATTGGCTTCTTAGTTGGTCAAATTATGAAAGCTTCAAAAGGCCAAGCGAACCCACCGATGGTTAATAAAATTCTTTTAGAAGAAATTAATAAACGCTAA
- a CDS encoding diacylglycerol kinase, with amino-acid sequence MKRARIIYNPTSGREIFKKNLPEVLQKLEQAGYETSCHATTCAGDATEAAKVAVERRFDVVIAAGGDGTINEVVNGIAGQDYRPQLGIIPVGTTNDFARAINVPRTIEGAIDVIVEGVTKPIDLGCVTNDGETHYFVNIAGGGRLTELTYEVPSKLKTMLGQLAYYLKGMEMLPSIKPTSVEIEYDGKFFGGEIMFFLVSLTNSVGGFEKLAPDSSLDDGMFDLIILKKANLAEFIRIATLALRGEHINDPHIIYTKANRVKIHTNDKMQLNLDGEYGGLLPGEFVNLYRHVEIFVPKATAELMEKNEIA; translated from the coding sequence ATGAAAAGAGCGAGAATTATTTATAACCCGACATCGGGCCGTGAAATTTTCAAGAAAAACTTACCGGAAGTTTTGCAAAAGCTAGAGCAAGCAGGCTACGAAACATCTTGTCATGCTACAACTTGCGCTGGTGATGCAACAGAAGCTGCTAAAGTAGCAGTAGAACGTCGCTTTGACGTTGTAATTGCAGCTGGTGGAGACGGTACCATCAATGAAGTCGTAAACGGTATCGCTGGACAAGACTATCGTCCGCAGCTAGGTATTATTCCTGTTGGAACAACAAATGACTTTGCTCGTGCCATTAATGTACCGCGTACGATTGAAGGTGCTATTGATGTCATTGTAGAAGGTGTAACGAAGCCAATTGACTTAGGTTGTGTAACAAACGACGGAGAAACGCATTACTTTGTAAATATCGCCGGAGGCGGCCGTTTAACTGAATTAACATATGAAGTGCCAAGTAAGTTAAAAACAATGCTTGGACAGCTAGCTTACTATTTAAAAGGCATGGAAATGCTTCCTTCTATTAAACCAACATCTGTTGAAATTGAGTATGACGGAAAATTCTTTGGCGGCGAGATTATGTTCTTCCTCGTTTCCTTAACGAACTCAGTCGGCGGTTTTGAAAAGCTGGCACCAGATTCTTCTTTAGATGACGGCATGTTTGATTTAATTATTTTAAAGAAAGCAAATTTAGCTGAATTTATTCGAATTGCGACACTTGCGCTGCGAGGAGAACATATCAATGATCCTCATATTATTTATACAAAAGCGAACCGTGTTAAAATTCATACGAATGATAAAATGCAGCTAAATCTAGATGGCGAGTACGGAGGGTTATTGCCTGGGGAATTTGTAAACTTATATCGCCATGTAGAAATCTTTGTTCCAAAAGCAACAGCTGAATTGATGGAAAAAAATGAGATCGCCTAA
- the rlmD gene encoding 23S rRNA (uracil(1939)-C(5))-methyltransferase RlmD, with protein sequence MEKLKPPVEKNEYIDVAFEDLTHDGAGVAKVNGFPIFVQNALPGESGQVKVIKVKKGYAFGKIIKHHTISEQRVEAPCPVYKLCGGCQLQHVSYEGQLQFKQKQVKDVMARIGHLPDVPVHSTLGMNDPWRYRNKAQVPVAEREGGLVAGFYQQRSHDIINMDACLIQQQANDDVVQAVKSICEKHGVSAYQEQKHKGTLRHIMARYGLVTGEIMVVIVTRTAELPNKKRIVEDIIEAVPNVKSIVQNVNNKRTNVILGNQTNVLWGEEYIYDYIGDVKFAISVKSFYQVNPEQTKVLYDKALEYANLTGEETVIDAYCGIGTISLFLAQKAKKVYGVEIVPEAIEDAKRNAELNGIHNAEFEVGEAEVVIPNWYKQGIKADVIVVDPPRKGCDEALLNTIIDMKPKKVVYVSCGPATLARDLAILEKGGYETVEVQPVDMFPHTTHVENVAVLKLK encoded by the coding sequence ATGGAAAAATTAAAACCACCTGTAGAAAAAAATGAATATATAGATGTTGCGTTTGAAGATTTAACGCATGACGGAGCGGGTGTAGCGAAAGTGAACGGATTTCCTATTTTCGTTCAAAATGCGCTGCCTGGCGAAAGCGGCCAAGTAAAAGTCATTAAAGTAAAAAAAGGCTATGCGTTTGGCAAGATCATCAAGCACCATACAATTAGTGAACAGCGTGTTGAAGCACCCTGTCCGGTCTACAAGCTGTGCGGAGGCTGTCAGCTGCAGCATGTAAGCTATGAAGGACAGCTGCAATTTAAACAAAAGCAAGTAAAAGACGTCATGGCGCGAATTGGTCACTTACCTGATGTTCCGGTCCATTCGACGTTAGGAATGAACGATCCTTGGCGCTACCGAAACAAAGCTCAAGTTCCCGTAGCAGAGCGAGAAGGCGGTTTGGTCGCTGGGTTTTATCAGCAGCGAAGCCACGACATCATTAATATGGATGCCTGTTTGATTCAGCAGCAGGCAAATGATGATGTTGTTCAAGCTGTCAAATCAATCTGTGAAAAGCATGGAGTTTCTGCTTACCAGGAACAAAAACATAAAGGTACGCTTCGTCATATCATGGCGCGCTACGGACTTGTAACGGGTGAAATTATGGTTGTAATTGTGACTCGTACAGCTGAGCTGCCAAACAAAAAGCGCATTGTAGAAGACATTATTGAAGCTGTGCCGAACGTCAAATCAATTGTTCAGAATGTCAATAACAAGCGCACAAACGTCATTCTAGGGAATCAAACGAACGTACTTTGGGGAGAAGAATATATTTACGACTATATCGGTGATGTTAAATTTGCCATTTCAGTAAAATCATTCTACCAAGTAAATCCTGAGCAAACGAAAGTGCTTTATGACAAAGCGCTTGAGTATGCAAACTTAACAGGAGAAGAAACGGTAATTGACGCCTACTGTGGAATCGGAACAATCTCGTTATTTCTCGCTCAAAAAGCGAAAAAAGTATATGGCGTTGAAATCGTTCCTGAAGCTATTGAAGATGCAAAGCGCAACGCTGAGCTAAACGGTATTCACAACGCTGAATTTGAAGTAGGCGAAGCAGAAGTCGTCATTCCAAACTGGTACAAACAAGGCATCAAAGCGGACGTCATCGTCGTAGATCCACCGCGAAAAGGGTGCGACGAAGCCCTTTTGAATACCATCATCGACATGAAACCGAAAAAAGTGGTCTATGTTTCATGCGGACCAGCAACTCTTGCACGTGATCTAGCTATTTTAGAAAAAGGTGGCTATGAGACGGTTGAAGTGCAGCCTGTTGATATGTTTCCACACACGACGCATGTGGAGAATGTGGCGGTATTAAAATTAAAATAA
- a CDS encoding YitT family protein — protein MYRAIAIIAGSVLIGFAYNWFLIPHKVLSSGISGIAMIIGILTPASTGTMNFLLNLPLLIIGFMKLGKRFVLHTLLSVVALSIALYVIPLRAVSTDPILSAVFGGVLTGIGVGFVFRQSASTGGFDIIAMLLTHKKEFPLGAILSAMNAVVVFVSGFFVNWDAALYTMLSIFVTGKVVDAIHTRHIKLTLTIITRKGEEMKQQLLTNLVRGVTLMNGEGAYSREDRKILMTVISRYELANLKQLIQSVDPEAFVNITETVEVMGLFRRDAY, from the coding sequence ATGTATAGAGCAATTGCTATTATAGCGGGTTCTGTGTTAATTGGATTTGCATACAATTGGTTTTTAATCCCCCATAAAGTGCTAAGCAGCGGTATTAGCGGTATTGCTATGATTATAGGAATTTTAACGCCTGCAAGCACGGGAACAATGAATTTTTTGTTGAATTTACCCCTTTTAATTATTGGTTTTATGAAGTTAGGAAAGCGGTTTGTTTTACATACGCTGCTGTCCGTTGTGGCTTTATCAATTGCTTTATACGTGATTCCCTTGAGAGCTGTTAGTACAGACCCTATTCTGTCAGCTGTTTTTGGAGGAGTTTTAACTGGAATTGGTGTAGGGTTTGTTTTTCGTCAGTCAGCTTCGACAGGTGGATTTGATATTATTGCGATGCTTCTTACGCATAAAAAAGAATTTCCGCTTGGCGCTATATTATCAGCGATGAATGCCGTGGTTGTATTTGTTTCAGGTTTTTTTGTGAACTGGGACGCGGCTTTATATACGATGCTTTCGATTTTCGTCACAGGAAAAGTAGTGGATGCGATTCATACTCGCCATATTAAGCTCACGTTAACCATTATTACGAGAAAAGGCGAAGAAATGAAGCAGCAGCTTCTTACCAATTTAGTGCGCGGGGTGACGTTAATGAATGGTGAAGGTGCTTATTCAAGAGAAGACCGTAAAATATTAATGACGGTCATCTCACGCTATGAGCTTGCAAACCTCAAGCAGTTAATTCAATCGGTTGATCCTGAAGCTTTCGTGAATATTACGGAAACGGTAGAGGTAATGGGGCTGTTTCGACGGGATGCCTATTAA